From a single Bradyrhizobium sediminis genomic region:
- a CDS encoding 3-keto-5-aminohexanoate cleavage protein translates to MSDKAVITCALNGVLTDPKQHHVPVTPEEMAREARAAFNAGASVMHIHLRQQAPGKGHLPSWEVGVSREIQQAIREACPGVIINHTTGTSGPNYQGALDCVRETRPEMAACNAGSLNYLKVKADNTWAWPPMMFDNAVEKVQDYLDVMKQANTIPEFECFDVGIVRCVGMYRQTGMYSGPLEYNFVMGVASGMPADPELLPILLKLKLPEAHWQVTAIGRAEIWPLHQRCADLGGHLRTGLEDTFYLGDGTKVTSNGQLIEGIAACARNAGREIASPAEARQIFGIRH, encoded by the coding sequence ATGAGCGACAAGGCTGTCATCACCTGTGCGCTGAACGGCGTGCTGACCGATCCGAAACAGCACCACGTTCCCGTCACCCCGGAGGAAATGGCGCGCGAAGCCAGGGCTGCCTTCAACGCCGGCGCCAGCGTGATGCATATCCATCTGCGCCAGCAGGCGCCGGGCAAGGGGCATCTGCCGTCCTGGGAGGTCGGGGTGTCCCGCGAGATCCAGCAGGCGATCCGCGAGGCCTGCCCGGGCGTGATCATCAACCACACCACCGGCACCTCGGGGCCCAACTACCAGGGCGCGCTCGATTGCGTGCGCGAGACCAGGCCGGAAATGGCGGCCTGCAACGCCGGCTCGCTGAACTATCTCAAGGTGAAGGCCGACAACACCTGGGCGTGGCCGCCGATGATGTTCGATAACGCGGTCGAGAAGGTGCAGGACTATCTCGACGTCATGAAGCAGGCGAACACCATTCCGGAATTCGAATGCTTCGATGTCGGCATCGTGCGCTGTGTCGGGATGTACCGGCAGACCGGCATGTATTCCGGGCCGCTGGAATACAATTTCGTCATGGGCGTCGCCTCCGGCATGCCGGCCGATCCGGAACTGTTGCCGATCCTGCTGAAGCTGAAACTGCCGGAAGCGCATTGGCAGGTCACCGCGATCGGGCGCGCCGAAATCTGGCCGCTGCACCAGCGCTGCGCCGATCTCGGCGGCCATCTGCGCACCGGGCTGGAGGATACGTTCTATCTCGGCGACGGCACCAAGGTGACCTCGAACGGCCAGCTGATCGAGGGCATCGCCGCCTGTGCGCGCAACGCCGGCCGCGAAATCGCGAGCCCGGCGGAAGCGCGGCAGATTTTCGGGATCAGGCATTAG
- a CDS encoding AMP-binding protein — protein sequence MTNLAATGGVPGPGRIGRVAIGDLLKRAAARFPDRVALTDGARRVTFTELERDANRFANYLVARGLKPGEKISTINNNSVEFVKALFGIHRAGLVWVPINTMLGPADMDYILDHAGVGFALIDDNLHAQGDRRAALQKRGTDLIAVDLAGTAAAQGLQDFNDLLKGQPEIEPDIEINDRDLAMIIYTSGTTSRPKGAMHCHLAVVMAVMSNCVEMHLDRTDGITGQFPLFHCAGHVLLLSYLSVGGRMALMRGFDPVVCMEAIVRDKLTVFVGLSLMYQAILDHPRRREYDLSGLRTCIYTMAPMGRPLLERAMADLCPNFVLSSGQTEMYPATTMSRPEVQLNRFGNYWGESLIVNETAIMDDDGNLLPRGQAGELVHRGPNVMMGYYKDPKATEEARKFGWHHTGDLAVIDENGEVLFLDRKKDMIKSGGENIASVKIEETLLAHPAVQNAAVVGLPHPQWGEAVSAFVKLKPGAVADEAAIAEHCRKHLGGFQVPKFIKIVDEMPMTATGKLRKVELRQAYSEHFAKKSA from the coding sequence ATGACCAATCTCGCAGCCACCGGCGGCGTGCCGGGACCGGGCCGCATCGGGCGGGTGGCGATCGGCGATCTCCTGAAACGCGCCGCGGCGCGTTTTCCGGACCGGGTCGCGCTGACCGACGGCGCGCGGCGCGTGACCTTCACCGAGCTCGAGCGCGACGCCAATCGGTTTGCCAATTACCTGGTGGCGAGGGGTCTCAAGCCCGGCGAGAAGATCTCCACCATCAACAACAATTCGGTCGAATTCGTCAAAGCGCTGTTCGGCATCCATCGCGCCGGCCTGGTCTGGGTGCCCATCAACACCATGCTCGGCCCGGCCGACATGGATTACATCCTCGATCATGCCGGGGTAGGCTTCGCGCTGATCGACGACAACCTGCATGCGCAAGGAGATCGGCGCGCAGCGCTGCAGAAGCGCGGCACGGACCTGATCGCGGTCGACCTCGCCGGCACCGCCGCCGCACAGGGTCTGCAGGATTTCAACGATCTCCTGAAAGGCCAGCCCGAGATCGAGCCCGATATCGAGATCAACGATCGCGATCTCGCCATGATCATCTACACCTCGGGCACCACCTCGCGCCCGAAGGGCGCGATGCATTGCCATCTCGCGGTGGTGATGGCGGTGATGAGCAACTGTGTCGAGATGCATCTCGACCGCACCGACGGCATCACCGGGCAATTCCCGCTGTTCCATTGTGCGGGCCATGTGCTGCTCCTGAGTTACCTCTCGGTCGGCGGGCGCATGGCGCTGATGCGCGGCTTCGATCCGGTGGTCTGCATGGAAGCCATCGTGCGCGACAAGCTAACCGTCTTCGTCGGGCTGTCGCTGATGTATCAGGCTATCCTCGATCACCCCCGCCGCAGGGAATACGATCTCTCGGGCTTGCGCACCTGCATCTACACCATGGCGCCGATGGGTCGCCCGCTGCTGGAGCGCGCCATGGCGGACCTCTGTCCGAACTTCGTTCTGTCGAGCGGCCAGACCGAGATGTATCCGGCCACCACGATGTCGCGGCCGGAGGTGCAGCTCAACCGCTTCGGCAACTACTGGGGCGAATCGCTGATCGTGAACGAAACCGCGATCATGGACGACGACGGCAATCTGTTGCCGCGCGGCCAGGCCGGCGAACTCGTGCATCGCGGACCCAATGTGATGATGGGCTATTACAAGGATCCGAAGGCGACCGAAGAGGCGCGCAAGTTCGGCTGGCACCACACCGGCGATCTCGCGGTCATCGACGAGAACGGCGAGGTGCTGTTCCTCGACCGCAAGAAGGACATGATCAAGTCCGGCGGCGAGAACATCGCTTCCGTCAAGATCGAGGAGACGCTGCTTGCCCATCCCGCGGTGCAGAACGCCGCCGTGGTCGGCCTGCCGCATCCGCAATGGGGCGAGGCGGTGTCGGCCTTCGTCAAGTTGAAGCCGGGGGCTGTCGCCGACGAGGCCGCAATAGCCGAGCATTGCCGCAAGCATCTCGGCGGCTTCCAGGTGCCGAAATTCATCAAGATCGTCGATGAAATGCCGATGACGGCGACCGGCAAATTGCGCAAGGTCGAACTGCGGCAGGCTTACAGCGAGCATTTTGCGAAGAAGAGTGCTTAG
- a CDS encoding acyl-CoA carboxylase subunit beta produces the protein MAVIESTIATGSAAYKANREGMLALIARMRSLEERARTASAAAKDRFHKRGQLLPRERVALVLDPGTPFIELSTLAGYMFDVPDAARSVPGGGLIAGIGFVAGIRCMVSANDSGIDAGALQPFGLDKTLRVQELALENKLPFVQLVESAGANLLRYRVEDFVRGGNIFRNLARLSAAGLPVVTVTHGSSTAGGAYQTGLSDYIVMVRGRTRAFLAGPPLLKAATGEIATEEELGGAEMHTSISGLGDYLAEDDRDALRIARDIMANLQWDRPAPDQTSHRPPRHDPEELLGIMPMDHKRPVDMRQAIARFIDDSDFTEFGANYGPATVCGHARIEGQAIGIITNNGPLDVPGANKATHFIQACCQSRTPLLYLNNTTGYMVGRAYEEAGMIKHGSKMIQAVTSATVPQITIYCGASFGAGNYGMCGRGFHPRFCFSWPNAKTAVMGGEQAAETMAIVTEAAAIRRGKPIEKEKIEAMKAQITGVFDGQMDVFSTSARVLDDGVIDPRDTRKVLAEVLAICREAEAREPQRMQFSVARP, from the coding sequence ATGGCCGTCATTGAATCGACCATCGCCACGGGCAGCGCTGCCTACAAGGCCAACCGCGAAGGCATGCTGGCGCTGATTGCGCGGATGCGCAGCCTCGAGGAGCGGGCGCGCACCGCCTCGGCCGCCGCCAAGGACCGCTTTCACAAGCGCGGGCAGTTGCTGCCGCGCGAGCGGGTGGCGCTGGTGCTCGATCCCGGCACGCCGTTCATCGAGCTGTCGACGCTGGCCGGTTACATGTTCGACGTGCCCGATGCCGCCAGGAGCGTTCCCGGCGGCGGCCTGATCGCGGGCATCGGCTTCGTCGCCGGCATCCGCTGCATGGTCTCAGCCAATGATTCCGGCATCGATGCCGGCGCGTTGCAGCCGTTCGGCCTCGACAAGACCTTGCGGGTGCAGGAACTGGCGCTGGAGAACAAGCTGCCTTTCGTGCAGCTGGTCGAGAGCGCCGGCGCCAACCTGTTGCGCTACCGGGTCGAGGATTTCGTCCGCGGCGGCAACATCTTCCGCAACCTGGCGCGGCTGTCGGCGGCAGGCCTGCCGGTGGTCACGGTCACCCACGGCTCATCGACCGCGGGCGGCGCCTACCAGACCGGCCTGTCCGATTACATCGTGATGGTGCGCGGCCGTACCCGCGCGTTCCTGGCAGGGCCGCCGCTGCTGAAGGCGGCGACCGGAGAGATCGCCACCGAGGAAGAACTCGGCGGCGCCGAGATGCACACCAGCATTTCCGGGCTCGGCGATTATCTGGCCGAGGACGACCGCGATGCGCTGCGCATCGCGCGCGACATCATGGCCAATCTGCAATGGGACCGGCCGGCCCCGGACCAGACCTCGCACCGTCCGCCGCGCCACGATCCCGAGGAACTGCTCGGCATCATGCCGATGGATCACAAGCGGCCGGTCGACATGCGCCAGGCGATCGCCCGGTTCATCGACGATTCCGACTTCACCGAGTTCGGCGCCAATTACGGCCCCGCCACCGTGTGCGGCCACGCCCGTATCGAAGGTCAGGCCATCGGCATCATCACCAACAACGGCCCGCTCGATGTTCCCGGCGCCAACAAGGCCACGCATTTCATCCAGGCTTGTTGCCAGTCGCGCACCCCGCTGCTCTATCTCAACAACACCACCGGCTACATGGTAGGCCGAGCCTATGAAGAGGCCGGCATGATCAAGCACGGCTCCAAGATGATCCAGGCGGTGACCTCGGCCACCGTGCCGCAGATCACGATCTATTGCGGCGCGTCGTTCGGCGCCGGCAATTACGGCATGTGCGGCCGCGGCTTCCATCCGCGCTTCTGCTTCTCGTGGCCGAATGCCAAGACCGCGGTCATGGGCGGCGAGCAGGCCGCCGAAACCATGGCGATCGTCACGGAAGCCGCCGCCATCAGGCGCGGCAAGCCGATCGAGAAGGAAAAGATCGAGGCGATGAAGGCGCAGATAACGGGCGTGTTCGACGGCCAGATGGACGTGTTCTCGACCAGCGCGCGGGTGCTCGACGACGGTGTCATCGATCCGCGCGACACCCGCAAGGTACTGGCCGAGGTGCTGGCGATCTGCCGCGAGGCTGAGGCGCGAGAGCCCCAGCGCATGCAGTTTTCGGTCGCGCGGCCATGA
- a CDS encoding acetyl/propionyl/methylcrotonyl-CoA carboxylase subunit alpha, which yields MNNAQMKKTPFHKILIANRGEIALRIMRTARRLGHGVVAVYSDADREALHVREADQAICIGEALPAQSYLRIEAAIAAAKASGADAVHPGYGFLAENEDFAQACRDAGLVFIGPSPEAIKAMGNKAGAKDIMQAAGVPCVPGYQGADQGDGAMFAEAERIGFPVMIKAVAGGGGRGMRLVTDAAMFLDTLRSARSEAQGAFGDPTVILERAIADPRHIEIQVFGDRHGNAIHLGERDCSVQRRHQKLIEEAPSPAVSAELRARMGAVAVAAVKSIGYEGAGTLEFLLDRSGEFYFMEMNTRLQVEHPVTEAITGLDLVELQLRVAGGEPLGLKQDDIQFSGHAIEVRLCSEDAGHDFMPQSGRMALWQMPDGIRVEHALQSGSEIPPFYDSMIAKLISRGESRDQARGKLICGLAQVAAFGVTTNQGFLIDCLRHPVFAGGEATTAFIGEHRDELLAGPKDPSSEAALAALLLYVTAPDAPPWRKGRTLATAFPLPVRLELDHGSYDLEVVRERDGGYVASLGGEAHRFEIDELGGDTIRFRSNDVMETAKFLRNDDRLYFLHRGTTIAVRDLTLAAPATAAATGGDGKVRAAMNGRVVAVLVKPGDKVAAGQPVMTLEAMKMEHVHTAGIAGTISAIDVAEGEQVTTGKIVVEIEAAAT from the coding sequence ATGAATAATGCCCAGATGAAGAAGACGCCGTTCCACAAGATCCTGATCGCCAATCGCGGCGAGATCGCACTGCGGATCATGCGCACCGCCCGCCGCCTCGGCCATGGCGTGGTGGCTGTTTATTCCGACGCCGACCGCGAGGCGTTGCATGTGCGCGAAGCGGATCAGGCCATCTGCATCGGCGAGGCGCTGCCGGCGCAATCCTATTTGCGGATCGAGGCTGCTATCGCGGCGGCCAAGGCCAGCGGCGCCGACGCGGTTCATCCCGGCTATGGCTTTCTCGCCGAGAACGAGGATTTCGCGCAGGCCTGCCGCGATGCCGGATTGGTGTTCATCGGGCCGTCGCCGGAAGCCATCAAGGCGATGGGCAACAAGGCCGGCGCCAAGGACATCATGCAGGCGGCGGGCGTGCCCTGCGTGCCCGGCTATCAGGGCGCCGACCAGGGCGACGGCGCGATGTTCGCCGAAGCCGAGCGGATCGGTTTTCCCGTCATGATCAAGGCCGTCGCCGGCGGCGGCGGGCGCGGCATGCGGCTGGTCACGGACGCCGCAATGTTTCTCGATACGTTGCGCAGCGCGCGGTCCGAGGCACAAGGCGCGTTCGGCGATCCGACCGTGATCCTGGAACGGGCCATCGCCGATCCTCGCCACATCGAGATCCAGGTGTTCGGCGATCGTCATGGCAACGCCATCCATCTCGGCGAGCGCGACTGTTCGGTGCAGCGGCGGCACCAGAAGCTGATCGAGGAGGCGCCGTCGCCGGCGGTGTCAGCGGAATTGCGGGCGCGGATGGGTGCGGTCGCGGTGGCCGCAGTCAAGTCGATCGGCTACGAGGGTGCGGGCACGCTGGAGTTCCTGCTCGACCGTAGCGGCGAATTCTATTTCATGGAAATGAACACGCGGCTGCAGGTCGAGCATCCCGTCACCGAGGCGATCACCGGGCTCGATCTGGTCGAGCTGCAATTGCGGGTCGCCGGCGGCGAACCGCTGGGGCTCAAGCAGGACGACATCCAATTCTCCGGCCACGCCATCGAGGTGCGGCTGTGTTCGGAGGATGCCGGCCACGACTTCATGCCGCAATCCGGCCGGATGGCGCTGTGGCAGATGCCGGACGGCATCCGCGTCGAGCACGCGCTGCAATCCGGCTCCGAGATTCCGCCGTTCTACGATTCGATGATCGCCAAGCTGATCAGCCGAGGGGAAAGCCGCGACCAGGCGCGGGGCAAGCTGATTTGCGGTCTCGCGCAGGTCGCGGCGTTCGGCGTCACCACCAATCAGGGATTTCTGATCGACTGCCTGCGGCATCCCGTCTTTGCCGGGGGCGAGGCGACCACCGCGTTCATCGGAGAGCATCGCGACGAACTGTTGGCGGGACCAAAGGATCCGTCTTCCGAGGCGGCGCTGGCGGCGTTGCTGCTCTACGTAACCGCCCCTGACGCGCCGCCGTGGCGCAAGGGCCGGACACTGGCGACCGCGTTTCCGCTTCCCGTCCGTCTCGAACTCGACCATGGCAGCTATGATCTCGAAGTCGTGCGCGAGCGCGACGGCGGCTATGTCGCGAGCCTCGGCGGCGAAGCGCATCGGTTCGAGATCGACGAACTCGGCGGCGATACCATCCGCTTCCGCAGCAACGATGTGATGGAGACCGCGAAGTTCCTGCGCAACGACGACCGGCTCTATTTTCTGCACCGGGGTACTACAATCGCGGTGCGCGATCTCACTTTGGCCGCGCCGGCGACGGCGGCGGCAACCGGCGGCGACGGCAAGGTCCGCGCCGCGATGAACGGACGCGTGGTCGCGGTGCTGGTCAAGCCGGGCGACAAGGTCGCGGCCGGCCAGCCCGTGATGACGCTGGAAGCGATGAAGATGGAGCATGTGCACACCGCGGGCATCGCGGGCACCATCTCCGCGATCGATGTCGCGGAGGGCGAGCAGGTGACGACGGGGAAGATTGTCGTCGAGATCGAGGCGGCAGCAACATAG